Proteins encoded together in one Polaribacter reichenbachii window:
- a CDS encoding sulfatase-like hydrolase/transferase — protein sequence MKKIIISFLTVVFFNHFSVKAQKQPNIVLLYADDISARELPIYNSTAWSPPKGGTTSNEKYKAKTPVLDRLAAEGLYIKTAWAATVCGPSRAMMMTGRYAHLHKWWHNKDKGKAPNKKGSWNLYDSSPHTIAHIAKAGGYATYWAGKTQMNIDGFPFDEGCFTPGEGSYNKAIHTTDFRLESRKINGKKKIFNADTNKEIHKKSYVQSGWYWKPHVQLLNHPKAKEKLEWWPNDKASKKEFGLHTFGPDVELNFTFDFIERKVKEDKPFFVYHTSHLGHDAWDFLHPLSGNKWPGTPKISWDGKKYTRVTPKVTGDHGEYNTYGTITESGIHNHVNYLDYQVWQYMNKFKELGIANNTIFIFCADNGTSGYGKSSPVSQKGTHVPLIIYAPGMNLTKKGAQDVLANMADLVPTIAELGNVKIPDSYEINGESLIPFITTNKKKHREWIYGYHKETTLIRGDYVMKDGNNIWYDVSEYPADLISFPKIKDWSTVSEAHRKERDELMKVVPKFDLHATEHDAPKKKIKVAPLSQKK from the coding sequence ATGAAAAAAATAATCATCAGTTTTTTAACCGTAGTTTTCTTTAATCATTTCTCTGTAAAAGCACAAAAACAACCCAATATAGTGTTACTTTATGCTGATGATATTAGTGCTAGAGAATTACCAATTTATAATTCAACTGCTTGGAGTCCACCAAAAGGAGGAACAACATCAAACGAAAAATATAAAGCAAAAACACCTGTTTTAGATAGATTAGCAGCAGAAGGTTTGTATATAAAAACAGCTTGGGCAGCAACAGTTTGTGGGCCAAGTAGAGCAATGATGATGACAGGTAGATATGCACATTTACACAAATGGTGGCATAATAAAGACAAAGGTAAAGCACCAAATAAAAAAGGAAGTTGGAATTTGTACGACAGCTCACCTCACACAATTGCACATATTGCAAAAGCAGGTGGTTATGCAACTTATTGGGCAGGTAAAACACAAATGAATATTGATGGTTTTCCTTTTGATGAAGGTTGTTTTACACCTGGAGAAGGTTCTTATAACAAAGCAATTCATACCACAGATTTCAGGTTAGAATCCAGAAAAATTAATGGTAAGAAAAAGATTTTTAATGCAGATACTAATAAAGAAATCCATAAAAAAAGCTATGTACAATCTGGTTGGTATTGGAAACCTCACGTACAATTATTAAATCACCCAAAAGCCAAAGAAAAATTAGAATGGTGGCCAAATGATAAAGCATCTAAAAAAGAGTTTGGTTTACACACTTTTGGACCAGATGTTGAACTTAATTTTACCTTCGATTTTATAGAAAGAAAAGTAAAAGAAGACAAGCCGTTTTTTGTGTATCATACAAGTCATTTAGGTCATGATGCTTGGGATTTTCTACATCCATTGTCGGGTAATAAATGGCCTGGAACTCCAAAAATTTCTTGGGATGGTAAAAAATACACTCGTGTAACTCCTAAAGTAACAGGAGATCATGGAGAATATAATACTTACGGAACTATAACAGAAAGTGGTATTCATAATCACGTAAACTACTTAGATTATCAAGTTTGGCAGTATATGAATAAGTTTAAAGAATTGGGTATTGCAAACAATACCATTTTTATTTTTTGTGCAGATAATGGTACAAGTGGTTATGGTAAATCGAGTCCTGTTTCTCAAAAAGGAACACATGTGCCTTTAATTATTTATGCTCCAGGTATGAACTTAACCAAAAAAGGAGCACAAGATGTTTTGGCAAATATGGCAGATTTAGTGCCAACAATTGCTGAGTTAGGAAATGTAAAAATTCCTGATTCATATGAAATTAATGGAGAAAGTTTAATTCCGTTTATAACAACCAATAAAAAGAAACATCGTGAGTGGATTTACGGTTATCACAAAGAAACAACCTTAATTCGTGGAGATTATGTAATGAAAGATGGTAATAATATTTGGTATGATGTTAGCGAATATCCAGCAGATTTAATTAGTTTTCCTAAAATTAAAGATTGGAGTACAGTTTCTGAAGCGCATAGAAAAGAGCGTGATGAGTTAATGAAAGTTGTACCAAAATTCGATTTACATGCAACAGAACATGATGCACCTAAAAAGAAAATAAAAGTTGCTCCTTTATCACAAAAAAAATAA
- a CDS encoding metallophosphoesterase family protein: MKNIILIILTFFVGLSYGQNTTKLKQKNGVCFALYTVHENTLKLTAQLYPVKSYNPFRATLQIKEANKWNTVQESEIEYPGYTAHFRVENWNDTQEKEYRVVYKNDTSYQGVIRKNPKNKEDVVMAAFSCWSTHLKHGGSGAKDIVDNLKKIKPDVLFFSGDQVYNHSDHFGNWLLFGEVFGDIIKNTPTICIPDDHDVGQGNLWGNGGRKTDSRDGNKGGYYMPVSYIKEVERAQTSHLPDPYDPTPVEQGIGVYYTDLTWGGISFAILEDRKFKSGPKSILQNRSYNDTREMDVLGATILGNRQLNFLEDWTTNWKDAEMKAVLSQTIFTNLATHSPTINKKQKYSVDSNGWPQSGRNKALTVIRKSFSCMIAGDQHLGSVVHHGVEDYNNAGYSFAVPAAANFWMRWWNPDKPGNNRKPNSPKYTGEYDDAFHNKITVHAVANPTHTDNSPKIDLLKGRAAGYGIIKFNKPKRQITYECWARNVDITDPKSKQYEGWPITFNQTDNFKIKDGFDLPTLKFSKPNQVVTVRNNYTKEVVSSLRIKGLEYQPKVMQLGVYTIEIGEGKNKQFFFDVEAVKKNKKTINI; this comes from the coding sequence ATGAAAAACATTATACTTATAATTTTAACCTTTTTTGTGGGTTTAAGTTATGGCCAAAATACAACAAAATTAAAGCAGAAAAACGGTGTTTGTTTTGCGCTTTATACAGTGCATGAAAATACCTTAAAGCTAACTGCTCAACTTTATCCCGTTAAAAGTTACAATCCTTTTAGAGCAACGTTACAAATTAAAGAAGCGAATAAATGGAATACAGTGCAAGAATCTGAAATAGAATATCCAGGATATACAGCTCATTTTAGAGTAGAAAACTGGAATGATACTCAAGAAAAAGAATATAGAGTGGTTTATAAAAATGATACATCTTATCAAGGTGTCATCAGAAAAAATCCAAAGAACAAAGAAGATGTTGTTATGGCTGCTTTTTCTTGTTGGTCTACACATTTAAAACACGGTGGTTCTGGAGCGAAAGACATTGTAGATAATCTAAAAAAAATTAAACCAGATGTGTTGTTTTTCTCAGGAGATCAAGTTTATAATCATAGTGATCATTTTGGGAACTGGTTATTATTTGGTGAGGTTTTTGGAGATATTATAAAAAATACCCCAACCATTTGTATTCCTGATGATCACGATGTTGGTCAAGGAAATTTGTGGGGAAATGGAGGTAGAAAAACCGATTCTAGAGATGGTAATAAAGGTGGTTATTATATGCCAGTTTCGTATATTAAAGAGGTAGAAAGAGCGCAAACAAGTCATTTGCCAGACCCATATGACCCAACTCCAGTAGAACAAGGTATTGGAGTTTATTATACAGATTTAACTTGGGGAGGCATCAGTTTTGCAATTTTAGAGGATAGAAAATTTAAATCAGGACCTAAAAGTATACTTCAAAATAGATCTTACAATGATACTAGAGAAATGGATGTTTTAGGAGCCACAATTTTAGGAAATAGACAACTAAATTTTTTAGAAGATTGGACCACAAACTGGAAAGATGCAGAAATGAAAGCGGTTTTGTCTCAAACAATTTTCACCAATTTAGCCACACACTCACCAACGATCAATAAAAAACAAAAGTATAGTGTAGATTCTAATGGATGGCCACAATCTGGCAGAAATAAAGCCTTAACTGTCATCAGAAAAAGTTTTTCTTGTATGATTGCTGGCGATCAACATTTAGGTTCGGTAGTACATCATGGAGTAGAAGATTATAATAATGCAGGTTATTCTTTTGCTGTACCTGCAGCTGCTAATTTTTGGATGCGTTGGTGGAATCCAGATAAACCTGGTAATAACAGAAAACCAAATTCGCCAAAATATACAGGTGAGTATGATGACGCTTTTCATAACAAAATTACAGTACACGCAGTTGCAAACCCAACTCATACAGACAACAGCCCTAAAATAGATTTATTAAAAGGTAGAGCTGCTGGTTACGGAATTATAAAATTCAATAAACCAAAAAGACAAATTACTTACGAATGTTGGGCAAGAAATGTAGATATTACAGATCCAAAAAGTAAGCAATATGAGGGTTGGCCAATCACCTTTAATCAAACAGATAATTTTAAAATTAAAGATGGTTTTGATTTGCCTACTTTAAAATTTTCGAAACCAAATCAAGTGGTTACTGTTAGAAATAATTATACAAAAGAAGTGGTTTCTTCTCTTAGGATAAAAGGTTTAGAATATCAACCAAAAGTAATGCAACTAGGCGTTTATACAATTGAAATTGGAGAAGGAAAAAACAAACAATTTTTCTTTGATGTAGAGGCTGTAAAAAAGAATAAAAAAACCATAAACATTTAA
- a CDS encoding alpha-L-fucosidase, with protein MKYKILIILFCSVQTFFSQENFNPEWKSLKKHKSSPEWFADAKLGVYFHWGVYNVPANGNEWYGRWMYIHDRKKWGKEIYEYHTKTYGRDKQYHDFIPDWKAQQFNAKEWVDAFEHLGAKFIGTIAEHHDGFSLWNSKVNPWNSKSMGPKIDVVKQIAQEVKKRDLKFMTTFHHGFHMVFYPKKENSFLRPLSRHNWVYENVEVPQDDKYKLLYGNISYQEENDLWLGKLNEVIDEYCPDYIWMDFAQGFIKEDYRKQFLANYFNKAKALNKEVVVNTKGSFFPTDLAVVNIERATMEDITPFVWVTDFQIGSSWGYNKDKRTAIDANKAIRILAEVVSKNGVMILAAAPMAEGIIPEEQLLAMKNIGNWLGVYGEAIYKTRPFLTFGQGPTKLVKNPNDDWNAYGSIKAGLNQLNAQDIRYTKKGNIVYAIQLGWAGAKKEITLSVFADKAKDLKIKSVKVLGSKEKIKWKKTVEGLLVRTPKVAPKYADAAIVYKIEID; from the coding sequence ATGAAATATAAAATCCTAATTATTCTTTTTTGTAGTGTTCAAACATTCTTTTCTCAAGAGAATTTTAATCCAGAATGGAAAAGTTTAAAAAAACATAAATCGTCTCCAGAATGGTTTGCAGATGCTAAATTGGGCGTCTATTTTCATTGGGGCGTTTACAATGTGCCTGCAAATGGAAATGAATGGTATGGACGTTGGATGTACATTCACGATAGAAAAAAATGGGGAAAAGAAATTTATGAATATCATACCAAAACCTATGGTAGAGATAAGCAATATCACGATTTTATTCCAGATTGGAAAGCGCAACAATTCAATGCAAAAGAATGGGTAGATGCTTTTGAACATTTAGGAGCAAAATTTATAGGCACAATTGCAGAACATCATGATGGTTTTTCTTTGTGGAATAGCAAAGTAAATCCTTGGAATTCTAAAAGTATGGGGCCTAAAATAGATGTTGTTAAACAAATTGCTCAAGAAGTTAAAAAAAGAGATTTAAAGTTTATGACCACTTTTCATCATGGCTTTCATATGGTGTTTTATCCGAAGAAAGAAAATAGCTTTTTACGACCTTTAAGCAGACATAATTGGGTTTATGAAAATGTAGAAGTCCCTCAAGATGATAAGTATAAATTATTATATGGTAATATTTCTTATCAAGAAGAAAATGATCTTTGGTTGGGTAAATTAAATGAAGTTATAGATGAGTATTGCCCAGATTACATCTGGATGGATTTTGCACAAGGATTTATAAAAGAAGATTATAGAAAACAGTTTTTAGCCAATTATTTTAACAAAGCAAAAGCCTTAAATAAAGAAGTTGTTGTAAATACTAAAGGCAGTTTTTTTCCTACGGATTTGGCAGTTGTTAATATAGAAAGAGCAACTATGGAAGATATTACCCCTTTTGTTTGGGTAACAGATTTTCAAATAGGTAGTTCTTGGGGCTATAATAAAGATAAAAGAACTGCTATAGATGCCAATAAAGCAATTAGAATTTTGGCAGAGGTTGTAAGTAAAAATGGAGTTATGATTTTAGCTGCTGCACCAATGGCAGAAGGTATAATTCCTGAAGAGCAATTGTTGGCAATGAAAAATATTGGTAATTGGTTGGGTGTATATGGAGAGGCAATTTACAAAACAAGACCTTTTTTAACTTTTGGACAAGGACCTACAAAATTGGTGAAAAATCCAAATGATGATTGGAATGCTTATGGCTCTATAAAAGCGGGCTTAAACCAATTAAATGCGCAAGATATTCGATATACAAAAAAAGGAAATATAGTTTACGCCATTCAATTAGGTTGGGCAGGTGCTAAAAAAGAAATTACATTATCTGTTTTTGCGGATAAAGCCAAAGATTTAAAAATTAAATCAGTTAAAGTACTGGGGAGTAAAGAAAAAATAAAATGGAAAAAAACAGTAGAAGGATTGTTAGTTAGAACTCCAAAAGTAGCTCCAAAATATGCTGATGCTGCAATTGTTTATAAAATTGAAATAGATTAA
- a CDS encoding WD40/YVTN/BNR-like repeat-containing protein, with protein sequence MNKSLLIVAAFLISFGVNAQLTKSQKKYFNKLKNEKVISNPSIEWKNFGPGMSGYNEEFWTHPTDPNVMFMGPDMHVSYGSWDAGKSWQTIKDSDGNGRDMERVLDIVFSKQNPDFGVAIERAGGVYTSYNRGKNWQEIYKIPRVKGKHLSNAHTRIAINPKNDNEWLIGAGDFWNVKNNHRSLKNIRGKFHKRASYGYILKTTNGGKSFTKIATDISDDLDVCRIIYHPKNSETIFIATNFGMFVSENGGKNWEASNKGLPNNLPRDLTSFYNKKTKKLELYLIEQTVYEKTGNTTKAKGGVFKSSDNGKTWVNITGNLYIDLNKINFQSERDRYFNTIANWFSESKKQVKTTLPKLPKETLPVFNRLVINPLNKNEIYVSFNKKHDKTFGAGDVWKTENGGKTWTVCARQGMYWKSNKDKEYWASRNNPTGTNVEFAHLQTYMDNQPARSGNRMLSINSKGEVFIGIDQQTLKSSDNGKSWQQVDDFETSPGSKKWIGRGGSDLPGRFMLHETGIKGRRLLASGEHGLWQTTDLGGWHNKQAIAVQQIDGQVHDHDKMHGQHSTSTMAVHPKNPNIIYSLAWRQEHRGKLRRTKDGGKTWENISTILEGDNPSYRGLVPQYSLTIDPVYTNNMYFCTIRKPISEVGDGTAKLTKGGLGFYRSFDGGYTWQLSNKGFHNGFSVRRIKLDPKNSNIIYAATNDNNGALYKSINKGESWEKLKIPDVIKAVNNVFIDRNSANIYIATGRKIGTYEEGGVWKSTDNGKSWNKIFMAPYVWQVEASPLDENLIVISVAGQVGAALNQFKNPGIYLTQDGAKTWTKINKGLGQPNKMVDVKPDPYNKNVLWSAAWGSGWFISYLNNSTESWLKD encoded by the coding sequence ATGAATAAGAGTCTTTTAATAGTCGCTGCCTTTTTAATTAGTTTTGGTGTAAACGCACAACTCACAAAAAGTCAGAAAAAGTACTTTAATAAATTAAAAAACGAGAAAGTAATTTCTAATCCATCTATAGAATGGAAAAATTTTGGACCAGGAATGTCTGGTTATAATGAAGAGTTTTGGACACATCCAACAGATCCAAACGTAATGTTTATGGGGCCAGATATGCACGTAAGTTATGGCTCTTGGGATGCAGGTAAGTCTTGGCAAACTATTAAAGATTCTGATGGTAATGGAAGAGATATGGAGCGTGTTTTAGACATTGTTTTCTCAAAACAAAATCCAGATTTTGGTGTTGCTATAGAAAGAGCTGGAGGTGTTTATACGTCTTATAATCGTGGTAAAAACTGGCAAGAAATTTATAAAATTCCAAGAGTAAAAGGTAAACACTTAAGTAATGCACATACCAGAATTGCCATTAACCCTAAAAATGATAATGAGTGGTTAATAGGCGCAGGCGATTTTTGGAATGTAAAAAATAACCATAGAAGTTTAAAAAACATCCGAGGTAAGTTTCATAAAAGAGCGAGTTATGGTTACATTTTAAAAACAACAAATGGTGGTAAATCATTTACAAAAATTGCCACAGATATTTCAGATGATTTAGATGTTTGTAGAATCATTTATCATCCTAAAAACTCAGAAACCATATTTATTGCTACAAATTTTGGAATGTTTGTAAGTGAAAATGGGGGTAAAAACTGGGAAGCATCAAATAAAGGTTTACCAAATAATTTGCCTAGAGATTTAACTTCATTTTACAATAAAAAAACAAAAAAGTTAGAGTTGTATTTAATTGAACAAACGGTTTACGAAAAAACAGGAAATACAACCAAAGCAAAAGGAGGCGTTTTTAAAAGTTCGGATAATGGAAAAACTTGGGTAAATATTACCGGGAATTTATACATCGATTTAAATAAAATTAACTTTCAATCAGAAAGAGATAGATATTTCAATACAATAGCAAATTGGTTTAGTGAGTCTAAAAAACAGGTAAAAACTACTTTACCTAAGTTACCAAAAGAAACTTTACCTGTTTTTAATCGTTTGGTGATAAATCCGTTAAATAAAAATGAAATTTATGTAAGTTTTAATAAAAAACATGATAAAACTTTTGGTGCAGGTGATGTTTGGAAAACTGAAAACGGAGGTAAAACTTGGACAGTTTGTGCTAGACAAGGAATGTATTGGAAAAGTAATAAAGACAAAGAGTATTGGGCAAGCAGAAACAATCCTACAGGTACAAATGTAGAGTTTGCGCATTTGCAAACTTATATGGATAATCAGCCTGCACGTTCAGGAAACCGAATGTTATCCATCAATAGTAAAGGAGAAGTATTTATAGGAATAGATCAACAAACTTTAAAATCTTCAGATAATGGAAAATCTTGGCAACAAGTAGATGATTTTGAAACTTCACCTGGAAGTAAAAAATGGATTGGTAGAGGAGGAAGTGATTTACCAGGTAGGTTTATGCTGCATGAAACAGGTATTAAAGGCAGAAGGTTATTAGCTAGTGGAGAGCATGGTTTATGGCAAACTACAGATTTAGGGGGTTGGCACAATAAACAGGCAATTGCAGTCCAACAGATTGATGGCCAAGTGCATGATCATGATAAAATGCATGGGCAACACTCAACATCTACAATGGCAGTGCATCCTAAAAACCCTAACATTATTTATTCTTTAGCTTGGAGACAAGAACATAGAGGTAAGTTAAGAAGAACTAAAGATGGAGGTAAAACTTGGGAAAATATTTCTACTATTTTAGAAGGCGACAACCCATCTTATCGAGGTTTAGTCCCTCAGTATTCTTTAACTATAGATCCTGTTTATACAAACAATATGTATTTCTGTACCATTAGAAAACCTATTTCAGAAGTTGGTGATGGTACTGCAAAATTAACAAAAGGTGGTCTTGGATTTTACCGCTCTTTTGATGGTGGTTATACTTGGCAATTAAGTAATAAAGGATTTCATAATGGATTTAGTGTTAGGAGAATTAAGTTAGATCCTAAAAATTCGAATATCATTTATGCAGCTACTAATGATAATAATGGTGCTTTATACAAATCAATAAATAAAGGAGAATCTTGGGAGAAGTTAAAAATTCCAGATGTAATTAAAGCAGTTAACAATGTTTTTATTGATAGAAATAGTGCAAACATTTATATAGCTACAGGCAGAAAAATAGGAACTTATGAAGAGGGTGGAGTTTGGAAAAGCACAGACAATGGCAAATCTTGGAATAAAATTTTTATGGCACCTTATGTTTGGCAAGTAGAAGCATCGCCTTTAGATGAAAATTTAATTGTGATAAGTGTAGCAGGTCAAGTTGGGGCTGCATTAAATCAATTTAAAAATCCAGGAATTTATCTTACACAAGATGGTGCTAAAACTTGGACAAAAATTAACAAAGGTTTAGGGCAACCTAATAAAATGGTCGATGTAAAACCAGATCCATATAACAAAAATGTGTTATGGAGTGCTGCTTGGGGTTCAGGTTGGTTTATTTCTTATTTAAATAATTCAACAGAAAGTTGGCTTAAAGATTAA
- a CDS encoding sulfatase-like hydrolase/transferase, translated as MKNLIKSFGLMILFLTVSKTVNAQEQQPNILYILTDDQRYDSVKTFNQEIDGREMSELGYIESPEVDKLAAQGTTFINTYVQAAGCAPSRAVILQGRYPFRSGVYEFEYHNNKAEHMKPSLPEQMVDLGYQTFHVGKLGYRLKGLSENGKTKDYKVFQTDINFRPLGKEGFTDYSGGGWWNKVDGVKYDKPIKDMSFFVTPEGKFEYVSKQLNELTDKYKNVAKETTEKYDLIRHYKKGQKKSMYKGMIISGVSPRKAGKTRDGYYAHFLNEYLVNEKKQFSAGKLNFQGVDPSKPVFAHIGFDFPHTPVLPPADFRARFQKHKYNVPEFSDEEFVSMAKQMKRQVNSKPSYHFTDKEKQKMIQDYYAFCAYGDQLVGKATKDFVAYSEKHNQPWMIIYVCGDHGWKLNEHGGVSKFTPWKWDTHNPMIVVSSDKKKFPAGKVVKRFTEFVDIAPTALSAAGADLNADKYSYLDGLDLAKTVAKKAPKRDYIIGESHAVTGPRAYIRTKDYVLSLKTRPNKKEGENMEWALSASWQDLDPALYDLNKDPREVNNVAFQKEYQKIAKQMKEKLLNIVLGDNRVEINWGKWGTGTKIYRSNFAQGAHDFKLHLK; from the coding sequence ATGAAAAATTTAATAAAGAGTTTCGGTTTAATGATACTGTTTTTAACGGTATCAAAAACGGTAAATGCACAAGAACAACAACCGAATATTTTATACATTTTAACAGACGATCAAAGATACGATTCTGTAAAAACCTTTAATCAAGAAATTGATGGAAGAGAAATGAGTGAGTTAGGTTATATAGAATCTCCAGAAGTAGATAAATTAGCAGCACAAGGCACAACTTTTATCAATACCTATGTGCAAGCAGCAGGTTGTGCTCCTTCTCGAGCAGTAATTTTACAAGGTCGTTATCCTTTTAGATCTGGTGTTTATGAATTTGAATATCATAATAACAAAGCAGAGCACATGAAACCTTCTTTGCCAGAACAAATGGTAGATTTAGGATATCAGACTTTTCATGTTGGTAAATTAGGATATCGTTTAAAAGGATTAAGCGAAAATGGAAAAACCAAAGATTACAAAGTATTTCAAACAGATATCAATTTTAGACCTTTAGGTAAAGAAGGTTTTACAGATTATTCTGGTGGTGGCTGGTGGAACAAAGTTGATGGCGTTAAATATGATAAACCTATCAAAGACATGAGCTTTTTTGTAACTCCAGAAGGTAAGTTCGAGTACGTTTCTAAGCAATTAAATGAGTTAACAGACAAGTATAAAAATGTTGCCAAAGAAACCACAGAAAAATACGATTTAATAAGACACTATAAAAAAGGTCAAAAAAAGTCGATGTACAAAGGGATGATAATTTCTGGTGTTAGCCCTAGAAAAGCTGGTAAAACTAGAGATGGATATTATGCACATTTTTTAAATGAATATTTAGTAAACGAAAAAAAACAATTTAGTGCTGGTAAATTAAATTTTCAAGGTGTAGATCCTTCAAAACCAGTATTTGCTCACATTGGTTTCGATTTTCCTCACACACCAGTTTTACCACCAGCCGATTTTCGTGCACGTTTTCAGAAACATAAGTACAATGTACCTGAGTTTAGCGACGAAGAATTTGTTTCTATGGCAAAACAAATGAAAAGACAGGTAAACAGTAAACCCTCTTATCATTTTACAGATAAAGAAAAACAAAAAATGATTCAAGATTATTATGCTTTTTGTGCTTATGGAGATCAATTAGTGGGCAAAGCAACAAAAGATTTTGTGGCTTACAGCGAAAAACATAACCAACCTTGGATGATTATTTACGTTTGTGGAGATCATGGTTGGAAATTAAATGAACATGGAGGTGTTTCTAAATTTACACCATGGAAATGGGATACTCACAACCCAATGATTGTAGTTTCTTCGGATAAGAAGAAATTTCCAGCCGGTAAAGTTGTTAAAAGATTTACAGAGTTTGTTGATATTGCTCCAACAGCATTAAGTGCAGCTGGTGCAGATTTAAACGCAGATAAATACAGCTATTTAGATGGTTTAGATTTAGCAAAAACAGTTGCCAAAAAAGCACCCAAAAGAGATTATATTATTGGCGAAAGCCACGCAGTTACTGGGCCAAGAGCTTATATTAGAACTAAAGATTATGTACTATCTTTAAAAACCAGACCCAATAAAAAAGAAGGTGAAAATATGGAGTGGGCATTGTCTGCTTCTTGGCAAGATTTAGATCCTGCTTTGTATGATCTTAATAAAGATCCAAGAGAAGTAAACAACGTAGCATTTCAAAAAGAATATCAGAAGATTGCCAAACAAATGAAAGAGAAACTTTTAAATATTGTTTTGGGTGATAATAGAGTAGAAATTAATTGGGGAAAATGGGGTACAGGTACCAAAATATACAGAAGTAATTTTGCCCAAGGAGCTCATGATTTTAAGTTACATCTAAAATAA
- a CDS encoding family 43 glycosylhydrolase has translation MKVSKLLFFAVFSLLLFSCDKKQTRNKQSKEIEHQAINVDVIVPEHGMADPHAWVENGRVYIICGHDKSWNPTSSFPMDRWEIWSSADLKNWEHHRNIYPSQTYIGDKPNCWAGDVCERDGKYYWFFSNRNIDTGVMVADSVTGEYKDLLGKPLLPKGIVPVHPYDPEIFIEDNVYTICFGAGTYYMATLAKDMKSLTTEPKPVLVLDKNGKKLNVPDKSTLFKRKNWYYLVYGNRYAMSKNLYGPYTFKGNFLNGGHTSFFDWKGQKYVMQENHDISAFYRGASLKPVNFNDDGSIIIPKNDKWYPEPGRPFEFKNSTMGWQAISGTNLAFKEGKLIGNLSEKNAIIRSAPWLYTDTKICSEVEIKIKNNSDAKELKFAIYTRKEKTKNFWSMNTRPINWLEQQWITVPITKNDNDFKTYKIKLSEFSEVNSRLMQIALQPAVNTNSGSWELDEIIIK, from the coding sequence ATGAAGGTTTCTAAATTACTTTTTTTTGCAGTTTTTTCTTTGCTGCTATTTTCTTGTGATAAAAAACAAACGAGAAATAAACAATCAAAAGAAATAGAACATCAAGCAATTAATGTTGATGTTATTGTTCCAGAACATGGAATGGCAGATCCGCATGCTTGGGTAGAAAATGGTAGAGTTTATATTATTTGTGGCCACGATAAATCTTGGAATCCTACTTCGTCATTTCCTATGGATAGATGGGAAATTTGGTCATCAGCAGACTTAAAAAATTGGGAGCATCATCGAAATATTTATCCTTCGCAAACTTATATTGGAGATAAACCTAATTGTTGGGCTGGCGATGTTTGCGAAAGAGATGGTAAATATTATTGGTTTTTTTCTAACAGAAATATAGATACTGGTGTTATGGTTGCAGATTCCGTTACTGGCGAGTATAAAGATTTGTTGGGTAAACCTTTATTGCCAAAAGGTATTGTGCCTGTTCATCCTTACGATCCAGAAATTTTTATAGAAGATAATGTGTATACCATCTGTTTTGGTGCAGGTACTTATTATATGGCAACCTTAGCTAAAGATATGAAATCTTTAACCACAGAACCTAAACCAGTTTTAGTACTAGATAAAAATGGTAAAAAATTAAATGTACCAGATAAATCTACCTTATTTAAACGTAAAAATTGGTATTATTTGGTGTATGGAAATCGATATGCAATGTCTAAAAATTTATATGGTCCTTATACTTTTAAAGGTAATTTTTTAAATGGAGGACATACCAGTTTCTTTGATTGGAAAGGTCAAAAATACGTAATGCAAGAAAATCATGATATCAGTGCATTTTATAGGGGTGCAAGTTTAAAACCAGTTAATTTTAACGATGATGGAAGCATTATAATACCTAAAAACGATAAATGGTATCCAGAACCTGGCAGGCCTTTCGAGTTTAAAAATAGTACAATGGGTTGGCAAGCCATAAGTGGTACAAATCTAGCTTTTAAAGAAGGAAAGTTAATTGGGAATCTATCAGAAAAAAATGCAATAATTAGAAGTGCTCCCTGGTTATATACAGATACCAAAATATGTTCTGAAGTAGAAATTAAAATTAAGAACAATAGTGATGCAAAAGAACTAAAATTTGCAATTTATACTAGAAAAGAGAAAACAAAAAACTTCTGGAGTATGAATACGAGACCAATAAATTGGTTAGAGCAGCAATGGATAACTGTACCAATTACTAAAAATGATAATGATTTTAAAACGTATAAGATTAAACTTTCTGAGTTTTCTGAAGTCAATAGTAGGCTAATGCAAATAGCATTACAACCAGCAGTGAATACTAATTCTGGTAGTTGGGAATTGGATGAAATCATCATAAAATAA